A stretch of Oncorhynchus mykiss isolate Arlee chromosome 12, USDA_OmykA_1.1, whole genome shotgun sequence DNA encodes these proteins:
- the LOC110537312 gene encoding uncharacterized protein LOC110537312, which yields MELQMDRRFHNLTLEQVQTLDQVLTEVIPIHGRGNFPTLEVRPMDIIHVVKDRLVEREIRVRDIRLNGSTASYVMVRDNGTGYRDLDIIFGVELPRQEDFQVIKEVVLGSLRDLLPHGVNRRKITCLTMKEAYVQKMVKVFNEHDRWSLISLSNNRGKTVGLRFVNSLRRQFEFSVDSFQIILDHMLEAYWETERRQEGQCEGLESHNGNVLYPDRGAEKTIMEPQYPSVNLKEDKDNDSMMTHFTDSLCHSEEVIVQKEESSHLMDVHATGKQEEQEVLAKAELDLGSLEDEEEVEEVVVLTVDTVKIQFVQNTDYLSVISSKTMTEEMEPLVPNTSVDPQSNTEESLISESKDINPSPMLLTENSALQQEQAQLQVILQSTSQDCTAVTQNVHLEHSFLPPAKKTCDTSQQVVPDFCPSPKSPRKMSQKMSSTSSLPEKWSLLKDLSDLTTQLFEPIEIQPNPSLIDTDQGHYSSSSGSRQRNSESTKTLTDHLTPAVSSQDKNTTPHNIEKIVRVKYSKKPPNSEATQESVSLQTTGDRVPESEPAAAQEPGPPETTTVFPGPSSALKDGVSITVVAECMYGDFEQAMDHLRFRLIATHNPEEIRGGGLLKYSDLLVRNFRPASETEIKSLERYMCSRFFIDFPDLSEQQRKIEAYLRCHFIGDEETGKYDFLMTLRRVIDDSTVCLMGHERRQTLNMITVLALRVLGEQNAIPNTANITCFYQPAPYMADPIFSSYYIPQAAQPPLLYHPYPLHVHMQTGLV from the coding sequence ATGGAGCTCCAAATGGATAGAAGATTCCACAACTTGACCCTGGAGCAAGTCCAGACTCTGGACCAGGTGTTGACAGAGGTGATCCCCATCCACGGCCGAGGGAACTTCCCCACCCTGGAGGTGAGACCCATGGACATCATCCACGTAGTGAAGGACCGGCTGGTGGAGAGGGAGATCAGGGTCAGGGACATCCGCCTCAATGGCTCCACCGCCAGCTATGTGATGGTCAGGGACAACGGTACGGGCTACAGAGACCTGGACATCATCTTTGGAGTGGAGCTGCCCAGACAGGAGGACTTCCAGGTTATCAAGGAGGTGGTGCTGGGCAGCCTGCGAGACCTCCTTCCCCATGGGGTCAACAGACGCAAGATCACCTGCCTCACCATGAAGGAGGCCTACGTACAGAAGATGGTCAAGGTCTTCAATGAGCACGACCGCTGGAGCCTAATCTCACTGTCCAATAACAGGGGTAAGACTGTGGGGCTCAGGTTCGTAAATTCCCTGCGACGACAGTTTGAATTCAGTGTGGACTCCTTCCAGATTATATTGGACCATATGCTGGAGGCATATTGGGAGACTGAGAGGAGGCAAGAGGGTCAATGTGAGGGATTGGAGTCACACAATGGCAATGTGTTATATCCGGATAGAGGGGCAGAGAAAACCATAATGGAACCCCAGTACCCTTCTGTGAATCTAAAAGAAGATAAAGACAATGACTCAATGATGACACACTTCACTGACAGTCTGTGCCACAGTGAAGAGGTTATTGTTCAAAAGGAAGAATCATCGCATCTGATGGATGTGCATGCAACTGGAAAGCAAGAGGAACAGGAAGTGTTAGCGAAAGCAGAGCTTGACCTGGGATCTctggaggatgaggaagaggtaGAAGAGGTGGTGGTGTTAACAGTTGATACAGTAAAAATACAATTTGTTCAGAATACAGATTACCTCTCAGTTATATCCTCCAAAACAATGACAGAAGAGATGGAACCTCTGGTGCCAAATACATCTGTAGACCCTCAAAGTAACACAGAGGAGTCATTGATTTCTGAGTCAAAAGACATCAATCCATCCCCCATGTTGCTCACAGAGAACTCAGCACTGCAACAAGAGCAAGCTCAACTTCAGGTGATACTTCAATCCACATCCCAAGACTGCACTGCTGTCACACAAAACGTACACCTTGAACATTCATTCCTTCCCCCAGCCAAGAAAACCTGTGACACATCCCAGCAAGTTGTACCTGACTTTTGCCCCTCACCTAAATCTCCAAGGAAGATGTCACAAAAGATgagcagcacttcatcactcccTGAAAAATGGTCTTTGTTAAAAGATCTGTCAGATCTGACAACACAGCTGTTTGAGCCTATAGAAATACAACCAAATCCCTCTTTAATAGACACTGATCAAGGCCATTATTCATCATCCTCAGGGTCCAGACAGAGGAACTCAGAGAGCACTAAAACACTCACAGATCACCTTACTCCAGCTGTTTCATCCCAAGATAAAAACACAACaccccacaacatagaaaaaatagTCAGGGTGAAATACTCAAAAAAGCCTCCCAACTCAGAAGCTACTCAGGAATCAGTGTCCCTTCAAACCACAGGGGACAGAGTCCCAGAGTctgagcctgctgctgctcaggaACCAGGTCCACCAGAGACAACCACAGTCTTTCCAGGGCCAAGCTCGGCCTTAAAAGACGGGGTCAGCATCACTGTGGTAGCAGAGTGCATGTATGGTGACTTTGAGCAAGCCATGGATCACCTGCGCTTCCGACTCATTGCCACCCATAACCCAGAGGAGATCAGAGGAGGTGGACTTCTGAAGTACAGTGACCTGCTCGTGAGGAACTTCAGGCCAGCCAGTGAGACAGAGATCAAGTCCCTTGAGCGTTACATGTGCTCCCGCTTCTTTATTGACTTTCCTGACCTCAGCGAGCAGCAGCGCAAAATCGAGGCCTACCTGCGCTGCCACTTTATTGGCGATGAGGAGACGGGCAAATATGACTTTCTGATGACCCTGCGTCGGGTGATAGATGATAGTACAGTGTGCCTGATGGGACATGAGCGGAGGCAGACACTCAATATGATCACTGTCCTGGCTCTGAGGGTGCTGGGGGAACAGAATGCCATTCCCAATACTGCCAACATCACCTGCTTCTACCAGCCTGCACCTTACATGGCTGACCCCATATTCAGCAGCTACTACATTCCCCAGGCAGCACAGCCTCCCCTCCTTTACCACCCCTACCCTTTACATGTCCACATGCAGACCGGCCTGGTGTAG